Proteins encoded within one genomic window of Streptomyces kaniharaensis:
- a CDS encoding response regulator, translating into MQKAKILLVDDRPENLLALEAILSALDQTLVRAASGEEALKALLTDDFAVILLDVQMPGMDGFETAAHIKRRERTRDIPIIFLTAINHGPHHTFRGYAAGAVDYISKPFDPWVLRAKVSVFVDLYVKNCQLKEQAALLRLQLEAGGGEPALGGGLLGELSARLAAVEEQAEALGKQLDGSADAGVAATAAHLERKLAGLRRALEALRPGTP; encoded by the coding sequence ATGCAGAAGGCGAAGATCCTCCTGGTCGACGACCGGCCGGAGAACCTGCTGGCACTGGAGGCGATCCTGTCGGCCCTCGACCAGACGCTGGTGCGTGCCGCGTCCGGCGAGGAGGCGCTCAAGGCGCTGCTGACCGACGACTTCGCGGTGATCCTGCTGGACGTCCAGATGCCCGGGATGGACGGCTTCGAGACCGCCGCCCACATCAAGCGCCGCGAGCGCACCCGGGACATCCCGATCATCTTCCTCACCGCGATCAACCACGGCCCGCACCACACCTTCCGCGGCTACGCGGCCGGGGCCGTCGACTACATCTCCAAGCCCTTCGACCCGTGGGTGCTGCGCGCCAAGGTCTCCGTCTTCGTCGACCTGTACGTGAAGAACTGCCAGCTGAAGGAGCAGGCCGCGCTGCTGCGGCTCCAGCTGGAGGCGGGCGGCGGCGAGCCGGCGCTAGGCGGGGGGCTGCTCGGCGAGCTGTCCGCCCGGCTGGCGGCGGTCGAGGAGCAGGCCGAGGCGCTGGGCAAGCAACTGGACGGCAGCGCCGACGCCGGGGTGGCCGCCACCGCGGCGCACCTGGAGCGCAAGCTGGCCGGGCTGCGCCGGGCTCTGGAAGCGCTGCGCCCGGGCACCCCGTAG
- a CDS encoding DNA translocase FtsK, which translates to MATRTPGSAARNPSPGPSKKAAAKAPGKQPAKKAPAKKAAPAKKAAAKPAPPPPPRPILFRAVRAVWIGLANSIAAVFRSFGDGAKNLHPAHRKDGLGLLLFALALVTAAGTWFSPQGWLGEAATAVVSGLFGRLDVLVPFLLGGMAIRLWRHPELPEANGRIVIGLSALVVGVLGLVHIGCGAPMMGSGATRIRSAGGIIGWAVSTPMMAAAGPALAVPLLLLLAFFGLLVVTATPVNRIPERLRAVGIRLGVVEPGPDDELRGGRTPERGLSTEPPEDADPTALPFTVDADDPGDEIAARRRRRRRKQSAGEQSAAAHDAAEDRPEAVRVSLDKEPVDPYATRDLAAGAAADLDGALVYGVPASSAVANMMHQVQDRTAPPEEPAVPAARSGGPGAPEEHGPAPVRMEQLQLAGDITYALPPLDLLERGGPAKARSALNDEVVAQLTGTFAEFKVDARVTGFTRGPTVTRYEVELGPAVKVERITALAKNIAYAVASPDVRIISPIPGKSAVGIEIPNRDREMVNLGDLLRSRTAAEDTHPMVVGMGKDVEGHTVMANLAKMPHILVAGATGAGKSSCINCLITSVLARATPDEVRMVLVDPKRVELTAYEGIPHLITPIITNPKKAAEALQWVVREMDMRYDDLAAFGFRHVDDFNAAVRAGRITPPLGSERELTPYPYLLVIVDELADLMMVAPRDVEDSVVRITQLARAAGIHLVLATQRPSVDVVTGLIKANVPSRLAFATSAMADSRVILDQPGAEKLIGKGDALFLPMGASKPIRMQGAFVTEAEIAAVVQHCKDQLAAVYRDDVMAGGGPKKEIDEEIGDDLDLLIQAAELVVSTQFGSTSMLQRKLRVGFAKAGRLMDLMESRGIVGPSEGSKARDVLVKPDELDGVLIALRG; encoded by the coding sequence ATGGCCACACGCACGCCCGGAAGCGCGGCACGCAACCCGAGCCCGGGACCGTCCAAGAAGGCCGCGGCGAAGGCCCCGGGCAAGCAGCCCGCGAAGAAGGCGCCGGCCAAGAAGGCGGCTCCGGCGAAGAAGGCGGCGGCCAAGCCGGCTCCGCCACCGCCGCCCAGGCCGATACTCTTCCGCGCCGTCCGGGCCGTCTGGATCGGTCTGGCGAACAGCATCGCCGCCGTCTTCCGGAGCTTCGGCGACGGCGCCAAGAACCTCCACCCGGCCCACCGCAAGGACGGTCTGGGTCTGTTGCTGTTCGCGCTCGCCCTGGTCACCGCCGCGGGCACCTGGTTCAGCCCGCAGGGCTGGCTCGGTGAGGCGGCCACCGCCGTCGTGTCCGGGCTGTTCGGGCGGCTCGACGTACTGGTGCCGTTCCTGCTGGGCGGGATGGCGATCCGGCTCTGGCGCCACCCGGAGCTGCCGGAGGCCAACGGCCGGATCGTGATCGGCCTGAGCGCGCTGGTGGTCGGCGTCCTCGGCCTGGTCCACATCGGCTGCGGCGCACCCATGATGGGCAGCGGCGCGACCCGGATAAGGTCGGCCGGCGGCATCATCGGCTGGGCCGTGTCGACCCCGATGATGGCTGCCGCGGGCCCGGCGCTCGCGGTGCCTCTGCTTCTGCTCCTGGCCTTCTTCGGCCTGCTGGTGGTCACCGCCACTCCGGTCAACCGCATCCCCGAGCGGCTGCGGGCGGTCGGCATCCGGCTCGGCGTGGTCGAGCCGGGGCCGGACGACGAGCTGCGCGGGGGGCGTACGCCGGAGCGCGGGCTGTCCACCGAGCCGCCGGAGGACGCCGACCCGACGGCGCTGCCGTTCACCGTGGACGCCGACGACCCGGGCGACGAGATCGCCGCCCGCCGGCGCCGCCGCCGGCGCAAGCAGTCCGCCGGCGAGCAGTCCGCTGCCGCGCACGACGCGGCCGAGGACCGGCCGGAGGCCGTCCGGGTCTCCCTGGACAAGGAGCCGGTCGACCCGTACGCCACCCGCGACCTCGCCGCCGGTGCCGCCGCCGACCTGGACGGCGCGCTGGTCTACGGCGTGCCCGCCTCCTCCGCGGTGGCGAACATGATGCACCAGGTGCAGGACCGCACCGCCCCGCCGGAGGAGCCCGCCGTCCCGGCGGCCCGCAGCGGCGGACCGGGCGCGCCCGAGGAGCACGGCCCGGCCCCGGTGCGGATGGAACAGCTCCAGCTCGCCGGCGACATCACCTACGCGCTGCCCCCGCTCGACCTGCTGGAGCGCGGCGGCCCGGCCAAGGCCCGCAGCGCCCTCAACGACGAGGTGGTGGCCCAGCTCACCGGCACCTTCGCCGAGTTCAAGGTGGACGCCAGGGTCACCGGCTTCACCCGGGGCCCGACGGTCACCCGCTACGAGGTCGAGCTCGGCCCGGCCGTCAAGGTGGAGCGGATCACCGCGCTCGCCAAGAACATCGCGTACGCGGTGGCCAGCCCGGACGTACGGATCATCAGCCCGATCCCGGGCAAGTCCGCGGTCGGCATCGAGATCCCCAACCGGGACCGCGAGATGGTCAACCTCGGCGACCTGCTGCGCTCGCGCACGGCCGCCGAGGACACGCACCCGATGGTCGTCGGCATGGGCAAGGACGTCGAGGGCCACACCGTGATGGCCAACCTCGCCAAGATGCCGCACATCCTGGTGGCCGGCGCGACCGGCGCGGGCAAGTCGTCCTGCATCAACTGCCTGATCACCTCGGTGCTCGCCCGGGCCACCCCGGACGAGGTCCGGATGGTGCTGGTCGACCCCAAGCGGGTCGAGCTGACCGCGTACGAGGGCATCCCGCACCTGATCACGCCGATCATCACCAATCCCAAGAAGGCCGCCGAGGCCCTCCAGTGGGTGGTGCGCGAGATGGACATGCGCTACGACGACCTCGCGGCGTTCGGCTTCCGGCACGTGGACGACTTCAACGCGGCGGTGCGGGCCGGCAGGATCACCCCGCCGCTCGGCAGCGAACGCGAGCTGACCCCGTACCCGTACCTGCTGGTGATCGTCGACGAGCTGGCCGACCTCATGATGGTCGCGCCGCGGGACGTCGAGGACTCGGTGGTCCGGATCACCCAGCTGGCCCGCGCGGCCGGCATCCACCTGGTGCTGGCCACCCAGCGGCCGTCGGTGGACGTGGTCACCGGTCTGATCAAGGCCAACGTGCCGTCCCGGCTGGCCTTCGCGACCTCCGCGATGGCCGACTCCCGGGTCATCCTGGACCAGCCCGGCGCGGAGAAGCTGATCGGCAAGGGCGACGCGCTCTTCCTGCCGATGGGCGCCAGCAAGCCGATCCGCATGCAGGGCGCGTTCGTCACCGAGGCGGAGATCGCCGCGGTGGTGCAGCACTGCAAGGACCAGCTGGCCGCCGTCTACCGGGACGACGTGATGGCCGGGGGCGGGCCGAAGAAGGAGATCGACGAGGAGATCGGCGACGACCTCGACCTGCTGATCCAGGCCGCCGAGCTGGTGGTCTCCACCCAGTTCGGCTCGACCTCGATGCTCCAGCGCAAGCTCCGGGTCGG
- a CDS encoding SpoIIE family protein phosphatase — protein sequence MVTARAAATFDPDGRSAAAARGFVRDALLGWGLPEVVDDAVVLVSELVTNAVVHAGTAAEVCCLREEETVRIEVTDHHPERGLPAFTDVPTTSSDHYADPDGEGGRGLLMCSALAERWGVEYAAGRKTVWFRLALPVPVAGTRYAVPATPGSDLPSGPGPVHVAVVQLDDDGRVLAWNPDAEALFQYAADTVLGRPWADLAVWPDAPARGLGLAETLRLARWEGGFAVRRADARTVEVYGVQVRVRDTEGVPSTLCLLVLEPDRAVLRAPARALPGERSDQAGPRLDLLAGPVATDDLDTLLQRTVERARDLLDADAAYLLLTTDDETEFEVRAATGLTTGYRRHARFPVESGNRYDSARLPSVHEDLTARPTGLPLLDGSGLRSLLTVPLKVEGRLIGSLGIATAAPGRYDNEDALRLQFAADRVALAIESTRLTELERLRRGSLSFLVEASDLLAGTLEHEQTLALMAQMAVPTLASWCAVYTKGDHGTVPGLAFVLHEDEDRIDPLRALLDKTAVPEAAPAHSVRFWPAPAETAAGGLTDSPELSGLLGETVVLPLTARNRVIGLLALGTPAGVRFRQEILELAEDLSRRAALALDNSRLYSERTATSQALQRSLLPPDLPEIPGVEVDVYYQAAGEGNEVGGDFYDLFTIREGTYGFAIGDVCGTGPEAASVTGLARHSLRLLAREGLDAAQVLSRLNAAILDEGSRSRFLTLLYGELTPRPDGSTELSLVCAGHPLPLRLRTDGQVDRAATPQPLLGVMDDLDLTAEQLVLAPGEVLLCVTDGVTERREGRRMLGDDGLAEVLTGCTGLTAGAVAMRVQRAVERFAPEPPSDDMAILTLRVPAQRTG from the coding sequence GTGGTCACCGCGCGCGCAGCCGCCACCTTCGACCCGGACGGCCGGTCGGCAGCCGCCGCCCGCGGCTTCGTCCGGGACGCGCTGCTCGGCTGGGGCCTGCCCGAGGTCGTCGACGACGCCGTCGTCCTGGTCTCCGAACTGGTCACCAACGCCGTCGTGCACGCCGGCACCGCCGCCGAGGTCTGCTGCCTGCGCGAGGAGGAGACCGTCCGGATCGAGGTCACCGACCACCACCCCGAACGCGGCCTGCCCGCCTTCACCGACGTCCCCACCACCTCCTCCGACCACTACGCCGACCCCGACGGCGAGGGCGGCCGCGGCCTGCTGATGTGCTCCGCGCTGGCCGAGCGCTGGGGCGTCGAGTACGCGGCCGGCCGCAAGACCGTCTGGTTCCGGCTCGCCCTGCCCGTCCCGGTCGCCGGCACCCGCTACGCCGTCCCCGCCACCCCCGGCAGCGACCTGCCCAGCGGCCCCGGCCCGGTGCACGTCGCCGTCGTCCAGCTCGACGACGACGGCCGCGTCCTCGCCTGGAACCCGGACGCCGAGGCGCTCTTCCAGTACGCCGCCGACACCGTCCTCGGCCGCCCCTGGGCGGACCTCGCCGTCTGGCCCGACGCCCCCGCCCGCGGCCTCGGACTCGCCGAGACGCTGCGCCTCGCCCGCTGGGAGGGCGGCTTCGCCGTCCGCCGCGCCGACGCCCGCACCGTCGAGGTGTACGGCGTCCAGGTCCGCGTCCGCGACACCGAGGGCGTCCCCTCCACCCTCTGCCTGCTCGTCCTCGAACCCGACCGCGCGGTGCTCCGCGCCCCCGCCCGCGCCCTGCCCGGCGAACGCTCCGACCAGGCGGGCCCCCGGCTCGACCTGCTGGCCGGCCCGGTCGCCACCGACGACCTCGACACCCTGCTCCAGCGCACCGTCGAACGTGCCCGCGACCTGCTCGACGCCGACGCCGCGTACCTGCTCCTCACCACCGACGACGAGACCGAGTTCGAGGTCCGCGCCGCCACCGGCCTCACCACCGGGTACCGCCGCCACGCCCGCTTCCCGGTCGAGAGCGGCAACCGCTACGACTCCGCCCGGCTGCCCTCCGTCCACGAGGACCTGACCGCCCGTCCGACCGGCCTGCCCCTGCTCGACGGCAGCGGCCTGCGCTCCCTCCTCACCGTCCCGCTCAAGGTCGAGGGCCGCCTGATCGGCTCGCTCGGCATCGCCACCGCCGCCCCCGGCCGCTACGACAACGAGGACGCGCTGCGCCTGCAGTTCGCCGCCGACCGGGTCGCGCTCGCCATCGAGAGCACCCGCCTCACCGAGCTCGAACGGCTGCGCCGCGGCTCGCTGTCCTTCCTCGTCGAGGCCTCCGACCTGCTCGCCGGCACCCTCGAACACGAGCAGACCCTCGCCCTGATGGCCCAGATGGCCGTCCCCACCCTCGCCTCCTGGTGCGCCGTCTACACCAAGGGCGACCACGGCACCGTGCCCGGCCTCGCCTTCGTCCTGCACGAGGACGAGGACCGGATCGACCCGTTGCGCGCGCTGCTCGACAAGACCGCCGTCCCGGAGGCCGCCCCCGCCCACAGCGTCCGCTTCTGGCCCGCGCCCGCCGAGACCGCCGCCGGCGGCCTCACCGACAGCCCCGAACTCTCCGGCCTGCTAGGCGAGACGGTCGTCCTGCCGCTCACCGCTCGCAACCGCGTCATCGGCCTGCTGGCCCTCGGCACCCCGGCGGGCGTCCGGTTCCGGCAGGAGATCCTCGAACTCGCCGAGGACCTGTCCCGCCGGGCCGCGCTCGCCCTCGACAACTCCCGGCTGTACTCCGAGCGCACCGCCACCAGCCAGGCCCTGCAGCGCAGCCTGCTCCCGCCCGACCTGCCCGAGATCCCCGGCGTCGAGGTGGACGTCTACTACCAGGCCGCCGGCGAGGGCAACGAGGTCGGCGGCGACTTCTACGACCTGTTCACCATCCGCGAGGGCACCTACGGCTTCGCCATCGGCGACGTCTGCGGCACCGGCCCCGAGGCCGCCTCCGTCACCGGCCTCGCCCGCCACTCGCTGCGGCTGCTCGCCCGCGAGGGCCTGGACGCCGCGCAGGTCCTCAGCCGGCTCAACGCGGCCATCCTGGACGAGGGTTCGCGCAGCCGCTTCCTCACCCTGCTCTACGGCGAACTGACGCCCCGACCGGACGGCAGCACCGAACTGTCCCTGGTCTGTGCCGGCCACCCGCTGCCGCTGCGGCTGCGCACCGACGGCCAGGTCGACCGCGCCGCCACCCCGCAGCCCCTGCTGGGCGTCATGGACGACCTCGACCTCACCGCCGAACAGCTGGTGCTCGCCCCCGGCGAGGTCCTGCTCTGCGTCACCGACGGCGTCACCGAACGCCGCGAGGGTCGGCGGATGCTGGGGGACGACGGCCTCGCCGAGGTCCTCACCGGTTGCACCGGCCTCACGGCCGGAGCCGTCGCCATGCGCGTGCAGCGCGCCGTCGAGCGCTTCGCCCCGGAACCGCCGTCCGACGACATGGCCATCCTGACCCTGCGGGTGCCGGCTCAGCGCACGGGCTGA
- a CDS encoding HAMP domain-containing protein, with translation MSSATKDATPGTTPPAQRGGRSGAAPRSAAGRRANHGRGAEPAELRKLLSALTAMRDGNFRRRLTLPGDGPLAEIAAVFNEVAERNQHLTGELARVRRAVGREGRLNERLETGAGEGAWMAAVDNCNALIDDLARPMAEVGRVLTSIAEGDLDQKMELRSLHSNGVSHPLRGEYLKIGRTVNGLVDQLSEFTDEVTRVAREVGTEGKLGGQAKVRSVSGSWKDLADSVNTMAGRLTAQVRNIAQVTTAVAKGDLSRKVTVEVAGEMLELKNTVNTMVDQLNGFAAQVTGVARDVGTEGRLGGQAQVPGVAGVWRDLTDSVNFMADNLTGQVRNIAQVTTAVARGDLSQKIEVDARGEMLELKNTINTMVDQLSGFAEQVTRVARQVGTEGRLGGQAQVPGAAGVWRDLTDNVNFMANNLTDQVRNIAQVTTAVAKGDLSQKIQVDARGEILELKNTINTMVDQLSSFADEVTRVARDVGTEGILGGQASVPGVSGTWKDLTNSVNLMANNLTSQVRNIAEVTTAVARGDVSKKITVDARGEILELVTTVNTMVDQLSAFADEVTRVAREVGTEGILGGQARVRGVSGIWKDLTDNVNFMASNLTGQVRNIAEVASAVARGDLSKKITIEAQGEVAALAGTLNTMVDQLSSFAVEVTRVAREVGTDGTLGGQASVPGVAGIWKDLTDNVNLMANNLTGQVRNIALVITAVARGDLSQKIDVDARGEILQLKTSINTMVDQLSAFADEVTRVAREVGTDGRLGGQARVPGVDGTWQDLTESVNELANNLTRQVRAIAQVATAVTRGDLSLRIDVDAAGELDELKDNINQMIANLRETTRTNQEQDWLKTNLARISGLLQGRRDLEAVASLIMTELTPVVSAQHGAFFLAQPAGRTAELITEDDDENDTVLRLIGSYGYQRRAMPTTFRPGESLIGQAAVEKRAIILKEAPPGYLKIASGLGEASPAHIVVLPVLFEGRLLGVIELATFSSFTTVALDFLNQIADLIGVTVNTISVNTKTEGLLLESQRLTAELSMRSAELEARQEELERTNEELQEKAEQLAQQNRDIEIKNSEIEEARQVLEERAEQLALASRYKSEFLANMSHELRTPLNSLLILAKLLSDNNEGNLSPKQVEFADTIHGAGSDLLQLINDILDLSKVEAGKMDVRPARIALVQLVDYVEATFQPVALDKNLDFAVRVSPTLPVTLHTDEQRLQQVLRNLISNAVKFTDAGAVDFSIRPAGPETPQHVREQLLETGSITDPDDRLIAFSVSDTGIGIPGNKLREIFEAFKQADGTTSRKYGGTGLGLSISREIARLLGGEIHAESELGKGSTFTLYLPLHAEAPDAASAERPADRQAAPTAQALRASVGVTPVGVPVPVGENPADHWAQEVRELAEERRRGAVERRRAAAPELLAEGRPAEPIPLRPGRTDTRFDGQQVLIVDDDVRNVFALTSVLEQHGLTVLYAENGREGIEMLEQHEHVALVLMDIMMPEMDGYATTEAIRRMPQFAGLPIIALTAKAMKGDREKSLAAGATDHITKPVETDHLLSVMHEWLKTDRA, from the coding sequence TTGAGTTCGGCCACCAAGGACGCAACACCCGGTACGACGCCGCCCGCTCAGCGCGGCGGGCGCTCCGGGGCCGCGCCGCGGAGCGCGGCCGGCCGGCGAGCGAACCACGGCCGGGGCGCGGAGCCGGCCGAACTGCGCAAGCTGCTGTCGGCGTTGACGGCGATGCGCGACGGCAACTTCCGGCGCCGGCTGACGCTTCCGGGCGACGGGCCGCTGGCGGAGATCGCCGCGGTGTTCAACGAGGTCGCCGAGCGCAACCAGCACCTGACGGGTGAACTGGCCCGGGTCCGGCGGGCGGTGGGCCGCGAAGGGCGGCTGAACGAGCGGCTGGAGACCGGCGCGGGCGAGGGCGCCTGGATGGCGGCGGTCGACAACTGCAATGCGCTGATCGACGATCTGGCCCGCCCGATGGCCGAGGTCGGGCGAGTGCTCACCTCGATCGCCGAGGGCGACCTGGACCAGAAGATGGAGCTGCGTTCGCTGCACAGCAACGGGGTGAGCCACCCGCTGCGCGGTGAGTACCTGAAGATCGGGCGGACCGTCAACGGACTGGTGGACCAGCTCTCGGAGTTCACCGACGAGGTGACCCGGGTGGCCCGTGAGGTGGGCACCGAGGGCAAGCTGGGCGGCCAGGCCAAGGTCCGCAGCGTGTCGGGGAGTTGGAAGGACCTCGCGGACTCGGTCAACACCATGGCCGGGCGGCTCACCGCGCAGGTGCGCAACATCGCCCAGGTGACCACCGCCGTGGCGAAGGGCGACCTCTCCCGCAAGGTCACCGTCGAGGTGGCCGGCGAGATGCTGGAGTTGAAGAACACCGTCAACACGATGGTGGACCAGCTCAACGGCTTCGCCGCGCAGGTCACCGGGGTGGCCAGGGACGTCGGCACCGAGGGCCGCCTGGGCGGTCAGGCGCAGGTGCCGGGCGTGGCCGGGGTCTGGCGGGACCTGACCGACTCGGTGAACTTCATGGCCGACAACCTGACCGGCCAGGTCCGCAACATCGCCCAGGTGACCACCGCGGTCGCGCGCGGGGACCTCTCGCAGAAGATCGAGGTGGACGCGCGCGGCGAGATGCTGGAGCTGAAGAACACCATCAACACGATGGTGGACCAGCTGTCCGGCTTCGCCGAGCAGGTGACCAGAGTGGCCCGGCAGGTGGGCACCGAGGGACGGCTCGGCGGTCAGGCGCAGGTGCCCGGCGCGGCCGGGGTGTGGCGCGACCTGACCGACAACGTCAACTTCATGGCGAACAACCTCACCGATCAGGTGCGGAACATCGCCCAGGTGACGACCGCGGTCGCCAAGGGCGACCTGTCGCAGAAGATCCAGGTGGACGCGCGCGGGGAGATCCTGGAGCTGAAGAACACCATCAACACGATGGTGGACCAGCTCTCCTCCTTCGCGGACGAGGTGACCAGGGTCGCCCGGGACGTCGGCACCGAGGGCATCCTCGGCGGCCAGGCGAGCGTGCCGGGGGTGTCCGGCACCTGGAAGGACCTGACCAACTCCGTCAACCTGATGGCCAACAACCTGACCAGCCAGGTCCGCAACATCGCCGAGGTGACGACCGCGGTCGCGCGCGGCGACGTCTCGAAGAAGATCACCGTCGACGCCCGGGGCGAGATCCTGGAGCTGGTGACCACCGTCAACACCATGGTCGATCAGCTGTCGGCGTTCGCCGACGAGGTCACCCGGGTCGCCCGCGAGGTGGGCACCGAGGGCATCCTGGGCGGTCAGGCCCGGGTGCGCGGGGTGTCGGGCATCTGGAAGGACCTGACCGACAACGTCAACTTCATGGCGTCCAACCTGACCGGCCAAGTGCGCAACATCGCCGAGGTCGCCAGCGCGGTGGCCCGCGGCGACCTCTCCAAGAAGATCACCATCGAGGCGCAGGGCGAGGTCGCGGCGCTCGCCGGCACCCTCAACACCATGGTCGACCAGCTCTCCTCCTTCGCCGTGGAGGTGACCCGGGTCGCCCGCGAGGTCGGCACCGACGGCACGCTGGGCGGCCAGGCGAGCGTGCCCGGCGTGGCCGGCATCTGGAAGGACCTGACCGACAACGTCAACCTGATGGCCAACAACCTCACCGGCCAGGTGCGCAACATCGCGCTGGTGATCACGGCGGTGGCCCGCGGAGACCTCTCGCAGAAGATCGACGTGGACGCGCGCGGCGAGATCCTCCAGCTCAAGACCAGCATCAACACCATGGTCGACCAGCTGTCCGCCTTCGCCGACGAGGTCACCCGGGTCGCCCGCGAGGTGGGCACCGACGGACGCCTCGGCGGCCAGGCCCGCGTGCCCGGCGTGGACGGCACCTGGCAGGACCTCACCGAGTCGGTGAACGAGCTGGCCAACAACCTGACCCGGCAGGTGCGCGCGATCGCCCAGGTCGCCACCGCGGTGACCAGGGGCGACCTGAGCCTGCGGATCGACGTGGACGCCGCGGGGGAGCTCGACGAGCTCAAGGACAACATCAACCAGATGATCGCCAACCTGCGCGAGACCACCCGCACCAACCAGGAGCAGGACTGGCTCAAGACCAACCTGGCCCGGATCTCCGGCCTGCTCCAGGGCCGCCGGGACCTGGAGGCCGTCGCCTCGCTGATCATGACCGAGCTGACCCCGGTGGTCTCCGCCCAGCACGGCGCGTTCTTCCTCGCCCAGCCGGCCGGCCGCACCGCCGAGCTGATCACCGAGGACGACGACGAGAACGACACCGTGCTGCGCCTGATCGGCAGTTACGGCTACCAGCGGCGCGCCATGCCGACCACCTTCCGGCCCGGCGAGTCGCTGATCGGCCAGGCCGCGGTCGAGAAGCGGGCGATCATCCTCAAGGAGGCGCCGCCCGGGTACCTCAAGATCGCCTCGGGCCTCGGCGAGGCCTCGCCCGCCCACATCGTGGTGCTGCCGGTGCTGTTCGAGGGCCGGCTGCTCGGCGTCATCGAGCTGGCCACCTTCAGCTCCTTCACCACCGTCGCCCTGGACTTCCTCAACCAGATCGCCGACCTGATCGGCGTGACCGTCAACACCATCAGCGTCAACACCAAGACCGAGGGCCTGCTGCTGGAGTCCCAGCGACTCACCGCCGAACTCTCGATGCGTTCCGCCGAGCTGGAGGCGCGCCAGGAGGAACTGGAGCGCACCAACGAGGAGTTGCAGGAGAAGGCCGAACAACTCGCCCAGCAGAACCGCGACATCGAGATCAAGAACAGCGAGATCGAGGAGGCCCGGCAGGTCCTGGAGGAGCGCGCCGAACAGCTCGCCCTGGCCTCCCGCTACAAGAGCGAGTTCCTCGCCAACATGTCGCACGAGCTGCGCACTCCGCTCAACTCGTTGCTGATCCTGGCCAAGCTGCTCTCCGACAACAACGAGGGCAACCTCTCGCCCAAGCAGGTCGAGTTCGCCGACACCATCCACGGCGCCGGCTCCGACCTGCTCCAGCTGATCAACGACATCCTCGACCTCTCCAAGGTCGAAGCCGGCAAGATGGACGTCCGCCCGGCCCGGATCGCCCTGGTCCAGCTGGTCGACTACGTCGAGGCCACCTTCCAGCCGGTAGCGCTGGACAAGAACCTGGACTTCGCCGTCCGGGTCTCGCCCACCCTGCCGGTCACCCTGCACACCGACGAGCAGCGGCTCCAGCAGGTGCTGCGCAACCTGATCTCCAACGCGGTCAAGTTCACCGACGCGGGCGCCGTCGACTTCTCGATCCGCCCCGCCGGCCCGGAGACGCCGCAGCACGTGCGCGAGCAGCTGCTGGAGACCGGCTCGATCACGGACCCGGACGACCGGCTGATCGCCTTCTCGGTCTCCGACACCGGCATCGGCATCCCCGGCAACAAGCTGCGGGAGATCTTCGAGGCGTTCAAGCAGGCCGACGGCACCACCAGCCGCAAGTACGGCGGCACCGGCCTCGGCCTGTCCATCAGCCGGGAGATCGCCCGGCTGCTCGGCGGCGAGATCCACGCCGAGAGCGAGCTGGGCAAGGGCTCGACCTTCACCCTCTACCTGCCGCTGCACGCCGAGGCGCCGGACGCCGCTTCCGCCGAGCGCCCCGCCGACCGCCAGGCCGCGCCGACCGCCCAGGCGCTGCGCGCCTCGGTCGGCGTGACCCCGGTGGGCGTGCCCGTCCCGGTCGGCGAGAACCCGGCCGACCACTGGGCGCAGGAGGTCCGCGAACTCGCCGAGGAGCGCCGCCGCGGCGCGGTCGAGCGCCGGCGCGCCGCCGCCCCCGAGCTCCTCGCCGAGGGGCGCCCGGCCGAGCCGATCCCGCTGCGCCCCGGCCGCACCGACACGCGCTTCGACGGCCAGCAGGTGCTGATCGTGGACGACGACGTCCGCAACGTCTTCGCCCTCACCAGCGTCCTGGAACAGCACGGCCTGACCGTCCTGTACGCCGAGAACGGCCGCGAGGGCATCGAGATGCTGGAACAGCACGAGCACGTGGCGCTGGTCCTGATGGACATCATGATGCCGGAGATGGACGGCTACGCGACCACCGAGGCGATCCGCCGGATGCCCCAGTTCGCCGGCCTGCCGATCATCGCGCTGACCGCCAAGGCGATGAAGGGCGACCGCGAGAAGTCCCTGGCGGCGGGCGCCACCGACCACATCACCAAGCCGGTGGAGACCGACCACCTGCTGTCCGTGATGCACGAGTGGCTGAAGACGGATCGCGCCTGA